The Pan troglodytes isolate AG18354 chromosome 8, NHGRI_mPanTro3-v2.0_pri, whole genome shotgun sequence genome window below encodes:
- the CXCL12 gene encoding stromal cell-derived factor 1 isoform X1 gives MNAKVVVVLVLVLTALCLSDGKPVSLSYRCPCRFFESHVARANVKHLKILNTPNCALQIVARLKNNNRQVCIDPKLKWIQEYLEKALNKGRREEKVGKKEKIGKKKRQKKRKAAQKRKN, from the exons ATGAACGCCAAGGTCGTGGTCGTGCTGGTCCTCGTGCTGACCGCGCTCTGCCTCAGCGACG GGAAGCCCGTCAGCCTGAGCTACAGATGCCCATGCCGATTCTTCGAAAGCCATGTTGCCAGAGCCAACGTCAAGCATCTCAAAATTCTCAACACTCCAAACTGTGCCCTTCAGATTGT AGCCCGGCTGAAGAACAACAACAGACAAGTGTGCATTGACCCGAAGCTAAAGTGGATTCAGGAGTACCTGGAGAAAGCTTTAAACAA GGGGCGCAGAGAAgaaaaagtggggaaaaaagaaaagataggaaaaaagaagcgacagaagaagagaaaggctgcccagaaaaggaaaaactag
- the CXCL12 gene encoding stromal cell-derived factor 1 isoform X2: protein MNAKVVVVLVLVLTALCLSDGKPVSLSYRCPCRFFESHVARANVKHLKILNTPNCALQIVARLKNNNRQVCIDPKLKWIQEYLEKALNKRFKM, encoded by the exons ATGAACGCCAAGGTCGTGGTCGTGCTGGTCCTCGTGCTGACCGCGCTCTGCCTCAGCGACG GGAAGCCCGTCAGCCTGAGCTACAGATGCCCATGCCGATTCTTCGAAAGCCATGTTGCCAGAGCCAACGTCAAGCATCTCAAAATTCTCAACACTCCAAACTGTGCCCTTCAGATTGT AGCCCGGCTGAAGAACAACAACAGACAAGTGTGCATTGACCCGAAGCTAAAGTGGATTCAGGAGTACCTGGAGAAAGCTTTAAACAA GAGGTTCAAGATGTGA
- the LOC134807139 gene encoding uncharacterized protein LOC134807139, protein PAESDRLTSSWLQSEVSRDNWAGTPQGSVRDWRGKARGWGAADPRPLPAHPPPTAFPLRARFPQANGLRGPAAHSAGGRAVHGESALCKVRLMPRLEAVRSDAAAQPPLPAKPILSPHPRGALGQARAGCAAQLSGSCHPPGRASAQLRGPQRRGPGRASSRCLPVSSRVHLREAQGPSEPHTPPPQLPKHTCRQALLSPAGQALCPRMRAAAKFNLQGPGPLGTVVSRFTGRGLFSFLSLKRNSLRCHRTPLQTKINCCL, encoded by the coding sequence CCTGCAGAGAGCGACCGCCTGACCTCAAGCTGGCTGCAGAGCGAGGTCAGCCGGGACAACTGGGCAGGAACGCCCCAAGGGAGCGTTCGGGACTGGCGCGGGAAGGCGCGAGGGTGGGGAGCCGCGGACCCTAGACCCCTGcctgcccaccccccacccactgcCTTCCCGCTCCGGGCTCGGTTTCCACAGGCGAATGGGCTCCGAGGTCCTGCTGCGCACAGTGCTGGAGGTCGGGCGGTGCATGGCGAGAGCGCGCTTTGCAAAGTTCGCCTCATGCCGCGACTTGAGGCTGTGAGGTCCGATGCAGCCGCGCAGCCTCCGCTCCCTGCGAAGCCGATCCTCTCCCCACACCCTCGCGGggctcttggccaggcgcgggcGGGCTGCGCGGCGCAGCTGTCGGGCTCGTGCCACCCGCCAGGCCGCGCTTCTGCACAGCTCCGCGGTCCGCAGCGACGCGGACCTGGGCGCGCGTCCAGCCGCTGCCTCCCTGTCTCTTCTCGGGTTCACCTGAGAGAGGCCCAGGGACCCTCCGAGCCTCACACgccccctccccagctccccaAACACACCTGCAGACAGGCTCTTTTGTCACCAGCCGGCCAAGCGCTTTGCCCCAGAATGAGAGCTGCAGCAAAGTTCAATCTCCAAGGCCCTGGGCCACTGGGAACCGTGGTGTCCCGTTTCACTGGGAgagggcttttttcttttctttcgctGAAGAGAAACTCGCTGCGCTGTCACAGGACACCGCTGCAAACCAAAATAAACTGTTGCCTctga
- the CXCL12 gene encoding stromal cell-derived factor 1 isoform X4 produces MNAKVVVVLVLVLTALCLSDGKPVSLSYRCPCRFFESHYCTCLIRVSFHGATPLTQGSWVLYSLSCAGGETGLREPGPMVSPRVESHQEGRLGVPGPVNLGKA; encoded by the exons ATGAACGCCAAGGTCGTGGTCGTGCTGGTCCTCGTGCTGACCGCGCTCTGCCTCAGCGACG GGAAGCCCGTCAGCCTGAGCTACAGATGCCCATGCCGATTCTTCGAAA GCCATTATTGTACTTGCCTTATTAGAGTGTCTTTCCACGGAGCCACTCCTCTGACTCAGGGCTCCTGGGTTTTGTATTCTCTGAGCTGTGCAGGTGGGGAGACTGGGCTGAGGGAGCCTGGCCCCATGGTCAGCCCTAGGGTGGAGAGCCACCAAGAGGGACGCCTGGGGGTGCCAGGACCAGTCAACCTGGGCAAAGCCTAG
- the CXCL12 gene encoding stromal cell-derived factor 1 isoform X3, giving the protein MNAKVVVVLVLVLTALCLSDGKPVSLSYRCPCRFFESHVARANVKHLKILNTPNCALQIVARLKNNNRQVCIDPKLKWIQEYLEKALNNLISAAPAGKRVIAGARALHPSPPRACPTARALCEIRLWPPPEWSWPSPGDV; this is encoded by the exons ATGAACGCCAAGGTCGTGGTCGTGCTGGTCCTCGTGCTGACCGCGCTCTGCCTCAGCGACG GGAAGCCCGTCAGCCTGAGCTACAGATGCCCATGCCGATTCTTCGAAAGCCATGTTGCCAGAGCCAACGTCAAGCATCTCAAAATTCTCAACACTCCAAACTGTGCCCTTCAGATTGT AGCCCGGCTGAAGAACAACAACAGACAAGTGTGCATTGACCCGAAGCTAAAGTGGATTCAGGAGTACCTGGAGAAAGCTTTAAACAA CCTGATCAGCGCCGCACCAGCCGGGAAGAGGGTGATCGCTGGGGCTCGTGCCCTGCATCCCTCTCCTCCCAGGGCCTGCCCCACAGCTCGGGCCCTCTGTGAGATCCGTCTTTGGCCTCCTCCAGAATGGAGCTGGCCCTCTCCTGGGGATGTGTAA